The Ornithinimicrobium faecis genome includes a window with the following:
- a CDS encoding Stealth CR1 domain-containing protein: MRGRRTARRLVKAPRAAVGKLAYRVRRRVTNTVASAAPEQPSLRRLLPADLLRLADSSDEHEITTHRARYVIAHRQADVTRWRLAAQTATAVAESLESTGVPFFAMQLPFTRTTRWGVRRDDLAAVVGAIGQSLGAEGFYYHSRETGLPRPVTEAPTSEELESIRDLSVFQYVRCTTIGKLYGAPDGCRIAVWDDHEDRETLVAPDRQSIVQEIDRSDPLPLTTRARWDGWAEPSIVGATGDASAIEFPVDAVYLWVDDSDPQWRAKRAAVRRRLGLADASGASDAHYFRDRGELRASMRSLETHAPWIRHIYLVTDEQTPDWLDTQHGRVTVVDHREIFSDGEALPSFNSHAIASQVHRIPGLSEHYLILNDDVMFTAPVTPYDFFTTAGQLRIFFSRSRRPDISRELQNPLERARSNSAELIQRDFGRRASEVFAHVPIAQSKQIATEVVERYASEIAGTVRSPFRSDTDVESNSWLHLYTALFTGRGVRSAIRYGYFNIGDPSVRERLLVKGYPDNVSVICLNDVPSPDGEDEADPGWLPTWLAQTFPIPTAFELPPTRADEQSS; encoded by the coding sequence ATGAGAGGCAGGCGCACCGCACGGAGACTGGTCAAGGCTCCGCGAGCAGCAGTGGGCAAGCTCGCCTATCGCGTGCGACGGCGGGTGACGAACACGGTCGCCTCGGCTGCCCCGGAGCAGCCCAGTCTGCGCCGACTCCTCCCGGCCGACCTGCTGCGGCTGGCCGACTCGAGTGACGAGCACGAGATCACCACCCACCGGGCGCGCTACGTCATTGCCCACCGGCAGGCGGATGTCACCAGGTGGCGGCTGGCCGCGCAGACCGCCACCGCGGTCGCCGAGTCGCTCGAGAGCACCGGGGTGCCGTTCTTCGCCATGCAGCTGCCCTTCACGCGCACCACGAGGTGGGGCGTGCGCCGCGACGACCTGGCCGCCGTGGTCGGCGCCATCGGGCAGAGTCTGGGTGCGGAGGGGTTCTACTACCACTCCCGCGAGACCGGCCTGCCCCGTCCAGTGACGGAGGCCCCCACCTCGGAGGAGCTCGAGTCCATCCGGGACCTCTCCGTCTTTCAGTATGTCCGCTGCACGACGATAGGAAAGCTCTACGGTGCTCCCGACGGCTGCCGCATCGCGGTCTGGGACGATCACGAGGATCGGGAGACGCTGGTGGCACCCGACCGCCAGAGCATCGTGCAGGAGATCGATCGCAGCGATCCCCTTCCACTGACCACCCGGGCACGGTGGGACGGCTGGGCCGAGCCCAGCATCGTCGGAGCCACCGGAGACGCCTCGGCCATCGAGTTCCCGGTCGATGCCGTCTATCTCTGGGTGGACGACTCCGACCCGCAGTGGCGAGCCAAGCGGGCTGCCGTGCGCCGCCGGCTCGGTCTGGCGGACGCGTCGGGGGCCAGTGACGCCCACTACTTCCGTGACCGTGGTGAGCTGCGGGCCTCGATGAGGTCCCTGGAGACCCACGCGCCCTGGATCCGCCACATCTACCTGGTCACGGACGAGCAGACTCCCGACTGGCTGGACACGCAGCACGGCCGGGTGACCGTGGTGGACCACCGCGAGATCTTCTCCGACGGCGAGGCGCTGCCCAGCTTCAACTCCCACGCGATCGCCTCGCAGGTCCACCGCATCCCTGGCCTCTCGGAGCACTACCTCATCCTCAACGACGACGTGATGTTCACCGCGCCCGTGACGCCCTACGACTTCTTCACCACAGCCGGGCAGCTCAGGATCTTCTTCTCCCGGTCCCGCCGCCCCGACATCTCCCGCGAGCTCCAGAACCCGCTGGAGCGCGCACGCTCGAACTCGGCGGAGCTCATCCAGCGCGATTTCGGCCGCCGTGCCTCCGAGGTGTTCGCCCATGTTCCGATCGCCCAGAGCAAGCAGATCGCGACCGAGGTGGTGGAGCGCTACGCCAGCGAGATCGCGGGCACGGTGCGCAGCCCCTTCCGGTCGGACACAGATGTCGAGTCCAACTCCTGGCTGCACCTGTACACCGCCCTCTTCACGGGGCGCGGGGTGCGGTCGGCGATCCGCTACGGCTACTTCAACATCGGGGACCCGAGCGTCCGGGAGCGCCTACTGGTCAAGGGCTATCCCGACAATGTCAGCGTCATCTGTCTCAACGACGTCCCGTCGCCCGACGGGGAGGACGAAGCCGATCCTGGGTGGCTCCCCACCTGGCTGGCCCAGACCTTCCCCATCCCCACCGCGTTCGAGCTCCCACCCACCCGGGCCGACGAGCAGTCCTCCTGA
- a CDS encoding CDP-glycerol glycerophosphotransferase family protein: MLDDACLVLLVDRDASHLPRWLHRLGARGDRARLIVAYPSDLADQVVAACDELPDVHRLKLADTGDPVGTLSEIMAAVPTAHLITITTLEQPTPDLLDELASGLVAARHSVAAVGSNFAGPVLVWHRTTPVPLVTAYLDLVLAELAEGAEQPAGVSDYLGSLALQAALVTVEWLDPQPGAVDIALRINLAGHRFDSRPPWQFRVTLAAPDAGDAGGSEPVGLVQRIDASGIARWEWLVARVPLGGVPTGDYRIELSLSSPHESLRSTRAARPSKGSLANARTVRLAAPSAEADAVRYYLHTPDHGRETRLWVAHGSGPLAELAWRARITGADLRYIQRGEGGRRMRALRLLKLVSAPFFLGREVWLLGERAEEAQDNGLHLFRYLRTQHPRRHVYYVLSRSSPQFAELRQLGHVVPHSSRRHELLMLHATVVANAHSTHHMLPEQWNRKAFLRRLAWRIGALQVFLQHGVHLSPEAVKRGSTGYDLILTSARGETRALRAASGYDAQIAEVGMPRFDHLTPTPPSRTILMMPTWRRYLWSQARGQSSPDQERYDGSDYERFMTGLLTSDRLQTMLEAFDYRLVFAPHHNVAEHLMDAATAGDRITVVAATGTALQDLVRRCDVFLTDHSSVHFDAAYLGTPVIYARFDREEFETRHAAPSWFDFERDGFGPVVTTVEGTLDELDALLARGCAPDPRFAGRADELFAHHDQENSRRVVDTIDRRLHRIGTTGGGS; the protein is encoded by the coding sequence GTGCTCGACGATGCGTGCCTCGTGCTGCTCGTGGACCGCGACGCCTCCCACCTGCCGCGGTGGCTGCATCGTCTCGGGGCGCGGGGCGATCGCGCGCGCCTGATCGTGGCCTACCCCTCCGACCTGGCGGACCAGGTGGTGGCGGCCTGCGACGAGCTGCCGGACGTGCACCGGCTCAAGCTGGCTGACACTGGCGACCCGGTGGGCACGCTGAGCGAGATCATGGCCGCCGTCCCCACCGCACACCTGATCACCATCACGACCCTGGAGCAGCCCACGCCCGACCTGCTCGACGAGCTCGCGTCGGGGCTGGTCGCCGCGCGGCACAGCGTCGCGGCGGTCGGGTCCAACTTCGCCGGGCCGGTGCTGGTGTGGCACCGCACCACGCCGGTCCCCCTGGTGACCGCCTATCTCGACCTCGTCCTCGCGGAGCTCGCAGAGGGCGCTGAGCAACCCGCAGGGGTGTCGGACTACCTCGGCTCCCTGGCGCTGCAGGCGGCACTGGTCACGGTCGAGTGGCTGGACCCGCAGCCGGGCGCCGTCGACATCGCGCTGCGCATCAACCTCGCCGGACATCGCTTCGACAGCCGCCCACCCTGGCAGTTCCGGGTGACGCTGGCCGCGCCAGACGCGGGGGATGCCGGGGGGTCGGAGCCGGTCGGGCTCGTCCAGCGCATCGACGCCTCGGGGATCGCGCGCTGGGAGTGGCTCGTCGCCCGGGTGCCCCTGGGCGGTGTCCCCACCGGTGATTATCGGATCGAGCTCTCCCTCAGCTCGCCGCACGAGTCGCTGCGGTCGACCCGCGCCGCCCGGCCCAGCAAGGGGTCGCTCGCCAACGCCCGCACCGTGCGGCTGGCGGCTCCCTCGGCGGAGGCCGACGCCGTGCGTTACTACCTGCACACGCCGGACCACGGGCGCGAGACGCGGTTGTGGGTCGCCCACGGCAGTGGACCCCTCGCGGAGCTCGCGTGGCGGGCGCGGATCACGGGCGCCGACCTCCGCTACATCCAGCGCGGTGAGGGTGGACGACGGATGCGTGCCCTGCGGCTGCTCAAGCTCGTCAGCGCGCCCTTCTTCCTCGGCCGCGAGGTCTGGCTCCTGGGTGAGCGGGCGGAGGAGGCCCAGGACAACGGCCTGCACTTGTTCCGTTACCTGCGCACGCAGCACCCCCGGCGGCACGTCTACTACGTGCTGTCCCGGTCCAGTCCGCAGTTCGCCGAGCTGCGTCAGTTGGGCCACGTGGTGCCGCACTCGTCGAGACGTCACGAGCTGCTCATGCTGCACGCGACGGTCGTCGCCAATGCGCACTCCACGCACCACATGCTTCCCGAGCAGTGGAACCGCAAGGCGTTCCTGCGCCGGCTGGCCTGGCGGATCGGGGCCCTGCAGGTCTTCCTCCAGCACGGCGTGCATCTCAGCCCGGAGGCCGTCAAGCGTGGCAGCACGGGCTACGACCTCATTCTCACCAGCGCTCGCGGTGAGACCCGGGCGCTGCGCGCAGCCTCGGGCTACGACGCGCAGATCGCGGAGGTGGGCATGCCTCGGTTCGACCACCTCACGCCCACGCCGCCCAGCCGCACCATCCTCATGATGCCCACCTGGCGGCGTTACCTCTGGTCCCAGGCCCGCGGACAGAGCAGCCCGGACCAGGAGCGCTACGACGGGTCCGACTACGAACGGTTCATGACCGGGTTGCTGACCAGCGACCGTCTGCAGACCATGCTGGAGGCCTTTGACTATCGACTGGTGTTCGCTCCGCACCACAATGTTGCCGAGCACCTCATGGACGCTGCGACGGCCGGTGACCGCATCACCGTCGTCGCGGCCACCGGCACGGCGCTGCAGGACCTGGTGCGGCGGTGCGACGTCTTCCTCACCGACCACTCCTCCGTCCACTTCGACGCCGCATATCTGGGCACGCCGGTGATCTATGCCCGGTTTGATCGCGAGGAGTTCGAGACCCGGCACGCGGCACCCTCGTGGTTCGACTTCGAGCGCGACGGTTTCGGGCCCGTGGTCACGACGGTGGAAGGCACCCTCGACGAGCTCGATGCGCTCCTGGCGCGGGGGTGCGCCCCCGATCCCCGGTTCGCCGGACGGGCCGACGAGCTCTTCGCACACCACGACCAGGAGAACTCCCGGCGCGTCGTCGACACGATCGACCGACGGCTGCACAGAATCGGGACGACAGGAGGAGGCTCATGA